From the genome of Simkania negevensis Z:
GCGTCTAAATTATTAGTCTCAATAATCACCAGATCACTCTGGAACTTGATCTTTTTTTGACCGTAAAGCCATTTTCCATAACACCCATCTGAGCAAAATAGTTTGAGCCTTTCAATAAGGTCTTCTCTTTTTGCATTGTTGATATCTGTAGTGTAGTTAACCTCTTTTTCTATGGCTTCTACCACGTCATCTATTCGCGCTGCGGTTCCTCGAGTTTTCCAAGCAATTTCTACAGCTCGATCTAAAGTGGTCTTTTCTTTTGGATTAATATTTCCATCTGGCTCGTACATCGTGCGAATGATGGCTTTAAGTGTTTCCATCATGTCAGCAAAGGGATTTCCATTGTCTTTTGCTGATTTGTCATTGCTAAGACCTTTTTGATCTAGAAAAGAAAAAGGGTTGAGGTCAAACGAATCTCCAGGTTCAAAAGAAATGTATTGCCCTCCTAAAAGGGAGCAAAGATTGCGAAACGACCCTCCTTTATCAATGACAAAGACTCTTCTTTTGTTAGCGCGAAAGTTAAAGATCATCTCGTTTAAGAAGCAACTTTTTCCAGCTCCCGTTGGACCAATAACAGAGGTGTGACTCTTGGTTGAGTTCGAAAAGGGATCAAAAAAAGTAAGTTGCCCCTTCCGAGAAATGAGTGGAGTTCCTCGACTCGAAAATCCACAAAAGTCAGCAAAAATGGGGCAAAGATTTGCAGAATGTCCTGTCATTGAAGTGCGGGTACAGCGGGATTTTTTGAGGGCATGATTGACTACATATGAGCCCCAACTCATGGGAAGAGATCTTAAAAAATCATCAAAATGGAGAAACGTGGTTTCTTTAAGCTTGAGCCCATTTTTTCTATATAAGGCGACAAGAGCAGAGTAGGAGTCTTGAAACCTTTCTTGAGCTCCCCAAATCCCCACATTAAGGCGTGTTGTAACAAATTTCTCTCCTTCTTCGTATTTTCTTAAGGCGTAGTTATATTCGGCAGACTCTTCAAGCATTTTGGGGTTTTTATTAAGAAAAGACATGCTCCTGAGTTGATTTTTAATGAGGAGTTCTTTTGACATAAGAGAAGACTTAATTTTTGACTGAGATGCATAAGAGATTCCATAATGGACAAAAAAAGGAGTTTGCAGCCGGTAGCTATCATCTACTGGATCACCGATCAATTGGGGGTTGTCAAAAATACTCCAGTTGCTTGGGAGATCTGTCACTTGGAACATTTTGAATAGCATGTTTGCTTGCGAGCGAAAAACACATCCTGTAGGAGAGACTTCAACTCCTCCTCCAGTTTGAATCTGTTGATTGATTAGCATTTTATCGGAATATTTCTGAGCATCACAGTGAATATTTAGATCCATCCCCACTAAATTCGAGACATAGTGGATAAGTAGAGGTGGTGTCATTTCTTGCACTAAACGCTCATTCTGGGTAATTCGCGTCAGGATATTAAAAGTATTCCTCTTATGACTGAGAAGCTTCCGTTGGAACCGCTCACTTATTGTTTCTGAATTTTTAGGGACGCTATAGGAAACTAAAACAGAAAAATTACGAGGAGGAACTTTTAGGACGGGATTATCATTAATCACCTCTGAGCGAAAAAAGTTCTTTCGCCTTTCTATGGTTCGATAGACTATTTTAGGACTTCCCGGGAGGAGATCTCCCCAATGATCAAGAAGCGGCCCAATAAACGGATCAGCAAATAGAAGGAATTGACAAGCCCCTCCTTCATAGTAAAGAGAAGTAATGAGTTGCTCTAATTCTTCTTCTTTTGTTTCTGAGACTCCTGCCAAGGGGGGAATGATAAATGCAAATCCAAATGAATCTTCATTTTCAAAAATCCCGGTTTTTGGATCGTATAAACGATAGGGCAAAAGATCCTGAAGATAAGAATGGGAAAGAAATGCTTTTGATCCTTCAGGGTCACTTTTCGCAACACACTCTAATTCTTCGGAATCAAAAGAAGACATAAAACTAAGGGTGTCTTTGATCTTTTTTAAAAATGTCATAGCTTGAGTTCCTCTGGGATCACAAAAACGTTTTCCACATCATCAAATGGAGCCTCTAAATCTTTTTCTCTTTCTACGCACATGCGAACAGCATTGGAAGCAGAAGTTGCTCGGATGACAGGCGTTGGAGGATCTGATGGAAACGCTTTTGAATAAGGCGAGCAGCCACATATAAAAAGGGCAATAAAAACGATGATGATAAGGATAGCCACAAGTGTTTTGGCAGAGTTGCGGTCTAGCTTTTTGAGTTGCATGGAGATACCTGCGGGTTAATTAAGCTTTTGATAAATGAAACTGTGGGGAATTCTTCTTTAAGCTGTCCGTTGACTTCGATTGTCGGAAGCATTATTGGTGCATCTTCTTGTTTTAGGTAACGCATGGCAGCTTGGGTAGCAGAAGCTTTTTCTATCCAGGAAAGAGATAAGTCCTCCTCTCCGCCACACCCTCTATCTCTAAGTGTTTTCCCCATCCACTTCACTGCTCTTTTAGGACTTTTAGAAGCCATTTGAGCCGCAAGGCTAAAAAACTCCTTTTTTTCTTCAGGTGTTAACTTCTCAAGGCAAATCATAAGCTGGAGGGTCAAAAGATCTGCAGGATCTGGATGGAACACCCAATACACCTTCCCTGTATCAACGAGCTCTTTTTTAATCTGAGGAAAGTCTTGATTGATCAAGCGAAGGCATTTCTCACATCCAAAAGAAAAATATTCAGTGATTTGAACTAAAGCACTTGGATCTCCAAAACTTGTGGTGTACTTAGCATCGAGCTTTTCAAAGCCAAGAAGTTTAGAACTAATAGCTCCAATAACAAGTATTGAGAGATAAAAAACTGTCCTATGACTGATTGGTAGCATTAACTTTCTTCCTCCGCTCATTCTCTAATGCACGTTTGATACGCATTTTTTCTTTGATGTTATTTTCTCCAATTTCACAATCGTGAAGGAAAATCAGATCGACATGACGCATCGAATCTAAAATGAGAAAAGGTGCATTCTTTTCTTTTTCCTTAAGAAGATGCTCTGTCATTTTATCTAATGCAGTCGATCCCCCTTGAATCCCTCCCTGTTTGAGGGTGTCTAAATTGATGATAAAACTGGTATCGGTTTTACCGAGTTTCGGAAGGTCGAGCAAGGGATTGCCAGATTGCATGGCTTTGCCTATTTCTCCAACCCCGCTGGCAAGTCCAGCCCAAAACGTGCTGCTCCAGTTTTTATCGATGAGCGCACAACGTACACCTTCTTGTCCATCTTCACCTGAGACATAGGCTGCAATTTCTGTGGTAATGGTATATCCGTCTGGATAAGTTAAGTTCATCCGATCACCACGTACATAGACCCTCTCTTCAGCTAAATTGGCTGTTGCACTGCACATAATCAGGCTATCCTTGAGAGCTACACGAACACCTGCTGGTAGCCAACCATTGGAAGTAGGCTTTAGAAGAATTTTTCTAGAACCCATTGGTGTGCCAATTCCTGTAGATACGCTGGCCCCAGATACTACGACACAGCGTACAATCGTCCCTGCAGGAATAACCTCTGCAACGTGTTTTCGGTCGGTTACCTGTTCTAGTTCTATGCTTTCCATAGAAACTTCTGTGGAATTCGAAGAGGAAAGTTGTTTGCTAGGAAGAGTCAAGGTGGCAATCTTTGCATCTTGAAGTTCCATTTTTCTCAAGAGAAGGCTTTTTAATTCCTTCAGTTCTTCTGCTGTTTGTCGTTGGGTTTGAAGGACCTCTTGAGTTTTCAGCCTATTTTCCTCTTGCCACAAAGTGAGTGATTCCACTTTTTTCTCGAGCTCTTCTTGAGTGAGTTCTAAATCTCCAATACGAGAAAGATCTGGCTCTAATCCTGTTGAAACAACATCTGACTCTGTAATCTCTTTCTTGAAAGATGGTGTTGAGCGTTTTCCAAAGATCACAGATACTTGGCTGACAATAAAGACCATCGCAATGACCACTATACCTATGAGCAACCACTGTTTTTTGAGTCTTTTAGCTTCAGGACTTTTTTTTGAGTCCATGAGCTTTTTGAGTTTTTTCGCTCCCGAGCTTTCTTCTTTAGTTTCCACCATGTTTTTGCCCTCTAGTTTCTTTATCTCGACAAATAACCATGAGCATTTTTTCGCGTTCTTTTAAGCAGTTTTTCTGACAAAAAACCCATCTTTCCTGGGGAGATTTTAATGTTGCAAGGTCAAGGAGAACGCGGTTATTGGAACGGTTCTCTACAGAAAGGACCAGTAAGGTGTCAAAAGGACCTTCATATAGATAAATAGGTGTCGATTCCAAGGGAGGTGTTAAAGGAAATTGCTCGTTTTTAAGCTCTTTTGGACCGTATCCCTTAGGCTCTTTGTACGAGAGAATGTCGTTTAAGAGCTCAATTGTTTTTGAGTGAAAGTCTGTACTTAATGGCAAAACTTGATTTGTAGAAGTCTTGGTCTGATGGCTTTTTTCACAAAGATAAACGACTTCTCCGGGTCCTTCTTGGGCTGTTACATTAAGGGTTTGAGACTTTCCACTAGATGTACGTAATGTGATCGAGCTGGGAATTACAATTTCAGCAAGAGGTGAGATGAACACTTCTCCTGTTTTTTCATCGATTGCTGCCTGGAAGCGGTTTTGATCAAACCTTACATTGGTGATTTCTCCTCCTTCAAAAGTGATTCTATTGGGAGAGCTAATAGACAAGGCCACTTCTGGGGTCGTTTTGGGGTCAAACTCAACTTCTGTTAAGGCTAAAAGAGGGCTGGCACTTAAAGCAGCGCAAAAATAACTAATAACTCTCTTCATCGTGGTTTTCCTTTTGAATGTGTTTTAAAAATAGACGGCCGTCTTCCACCTTGAAGGACAGGATATAAGAAACTTCTTCTTCTTTGAGAAAAGCGGCTTTTTTGTTTCGAGGGATGTAGACTCTTTGCAGTCCTGTCACAGTATAAGTAAGCTTCTCTGGATCAATAAAGGCCCTTTGCTTGATAAAGTGAAAGGCATGATCATTTTTTTTGATGTTATCAGCTTCTTCACGCAAGACTTTTTTCAAACAGTGGTACCCTTCAGCGTGAACATGTTCTAAAAGCATGTTGTTCTTAAAATCGACATCGAGAGGAGTACGATCGACGAGAAATGTCGTCAAGTAAAGGCCGATTTCTTGTAGGTACTCTTCTGAAACCTGGGATTTCTCAATCCAATAAGGTTTACCTGCTGGAGGAATAATCACTACTCGTTCTTCCTTTTTCCCGATTAAAGAAGAAAGACGGATAAAAGCGCAGGTCATGGCTAAAAGAGCTAAGAGCAACACGTTGCGAATGGTGATTAGTCTTTTAATTTTGTCTGTGAAAAAATGGACATGCATTTGCCTACCTCAAGAAAAATCGTTTGTGAGATGGAACTAACTTGCAGAAGAAGGGCGGCAAGACCCAGTAGAGGAGCCCGTAGAAAAAATGCTTGGGAAACTCTCTTGCTATCTTACGCTTGATGCGGTAAAGCACAATTCCAATTAAAGTGCCAAGAATCAGGTGTCTACAAACAATCCCACTGAAAAATGGTAAAACAAAGCAACTAACATCTAACAAAGGACGTCCTGCAAAAGACGAAGGACTATCTAGAAATCTAAAAACTGGGATTTCTTTTTTTTCCATCAACAATTACCGTCCTGCTTCATCAATGCCAGAAATCAAGTGACCAATAGGCCACACTGATGTTAGTGCCATTGCAAGAATGACGATTAAAATCGCTTTTTTCTTGTTTCTTTTGGCATCCTCCCAGAGAAGATAAATAACGCTTAAGAGCATCCCCACGACCACCATGAGTGTATAAGGCATATTCTCCCCAAACCAAAAGGACCTGTAATAACTAAAAACCATTTCACGAATAGTGCTTGCAGTTATTTTCATATCGGCCCTTTTGTTGATATATTTTTGAGCACTGTCTGCATAAGCGCAATTTGCGACAAAGAAAAGAGCTACCCAAAAAAAGTATTTCAGCTTTTTAAGCTTTTTACTTAGTACGCGTTTCTGATTCATAAGGGGCAAGATTGCTGGCGTTTTTTTCATCACATTTCCTTTTTACTGGGGTTAAGTTAACAGGTGATTTTGTGGGATTTTTCTATTGAGTCCATCAATCACCAATCTGGATCAAAAGATCTGAACTTCGAATGAAGAGATGGTTATACTTTTCTTTAAGCTTTAAAAGAGCGGCTATCCGATGTTGGAGGGTTTCATCTTGTATGAGAAAAATAGTTTTTTCGGTTTCTTGCAGCGTTTGTTTGGCTTTAGGAATGTCTCTATGGACAGTAACAAAAAACTCGACCAGGTCTAGTAGTGCATGAGATCTTTGACTTGGAGATTGAATTTCCCAAATGGAATTTTCGATCTTTTCTACTGCTACTAAAGATTCTTGAGTGCTTTTTTTGTATTGCTCTTTGGCTAAAAGGAGTTCGGCTCGGCATCGATATGATGGAAGAAGAAACCCCCTAAGGTCTTCCTGAGCAGATGTAACTTCCCCTGCCGCTATCTTATTGCGTACCTTCCGAAGTAGCAATCGATCTCGCACGCTACTTGCTCTAGTTTTAATCTGGCTTGTTTCTGAAGCAATTTTCTGCTGGATGGCGCACCCGGATGTCAAAACCAAGGGAACGCAAATTACTGCAATAAGAACAGAGGCTTGTATTATCCCCGATTGAGGAAGTCTACTTCCAACTGTATTTTTTTGCTTCACTAACTGACGAAACCTGCTCAGAAGCATCTTTAAGCGATCTTTAAAGATTTTTCTTACAATCATTTAATCCTCAATGATTTATATTGTTTAAAAAACGGTGATAATTCCACCCAGCAATTTATGGCAACACTAAAATATCTCTTCGCTAAATCAAATTCTCCATTATTTGTCATTTGTATTCATTTACAAACATTTCTTGTTCTAACAAATCTTTTTAATACTCTCTTTTATTCCTTCCTTGAGAGTCTCAAACAAGTCGTTTTGATTGATCCATTCAACCTGGTCAAAAGTAATAGGAACCATAGTTCGAGTTTCAAGAATGGCATCTCCACTAAGGGATCGAGAAATCCTAACTTTCATCCCGAGGTGTAAAATCCCACAGACTTTTCTACGCGTAATGTCCCAATCTAAAAACGAAACTTTAGGAGTGCAAATAGTCAGCACTAGACGCAAATCTTTTCCTAAAAGATAACTCCTCAGGTGTCCTACAGATTCGAATGAGTCCAGAGCTTCTTTAAGTTCTTGAATATCCTTTTGAAACGACATAAATAATCTCCCTATATGGCGTTAATGATTGTTTTGGCTTCCTCTAAAAATGTGGGCTGTAAAGCCTTCAGGACGGTTTCTTCCCAGGCTCCTTTGAGATTTTGGAAGACTCTTAACACAGAACGTTCTGGTAAGTGTTTGTGAACTAAAAACTGAACGTGCAGTTTTTCTTCTTGGGAGGACTCTGGACAAAAACTTGTTTTTTGGGGAAGAAACACGATTTCCCCCCGATTTTTTTGTAAAAGAGACTTCACTCGTTCGATTTGTTTTAAACAGGATTGGCTAGAAAAAAAGACTGAAAAAGGATCTTTTAAAGAAATGAGATAGTTCAAGAACGCTGTTGGGTTTTTAACTCTTAGAGTATAGAGCTGTAATCGTTCATACGAGTGTAGGGCTTGTCCCAAATGGGAAAATCCCTTCCTAAGAAGCTTTAAGAGAGATGAGGGTGAAATATCTAAACCAACTTTCACCATTTTTCCTAAACGCTCATATGTGTTATCGATCGCTGGAGAAAATCCATGTTGAGGGCGCTGAAGATACTCGAGCACTTCATTGACAATTTTTACTCGATATCCGACTCCCCTATCTTTTAAGGTTTTTGAAACCCAACCGTAAGGATTAGAAACTCGATACCCTTTTTTGATCTTTTTAAACAAAAGCTGGATCGTTTTTCGCAGAAGTGGAATGTCTTTTAGCCACCATAATGGAATTTGAGAAAAATGATTCTCTTTTGAGGGGGTCATTAGACGTCGATAGATAACGCGTAGGTTTTGTAATTGGTCTTGGCGGTCACTTTGAGATAATCCTGAATTAGGATATTGAGGATCTTTTCCGAGCACCTCTTTCCCCTTCTGGGTAAGCAAATAGGTATTTTTCCCATCGCATATCTTTTGAAAGATGGGATGAAGGTACTGGTTTCTACAACGTAGGATTAGACCTGCATTAATATCTCGCTTGATATAGTTTTTCGCGCTGCGCGTTGTTGTTTGGCATTTTCTAGCAATGCCTTCATAGGAAATTTTGACGATATCTCTTTTCTCAAATAGCTTTTGAGACCAGAATTTTTGGGTTGCCATGGGAAGAACTCCTTGTTCACAAGGAAATCCACATTGCTCAAACAACAACCTTTTTCTAAGAAAGAGCCCCGCAAAATTGCAGGGCTCCAGCCTTCTTCCCAAGGCATGTAATGAGTGTGCTTTAGATTGCAAAAATCTAAAGTGAATAGAGGATTGAGATTAACTCGCTGTGCGTTGGGGAAGAAGGATACTAGATTTTTTCTTTCAAACCTTTTAGAATGAGGTTTGAAGCTAAGGTTTGTTGCTATTAACATGTGATTCCTTAGTTTCACGCCCTGGGAGGTGACAGCCTCTCAGGGCACTTTCTTTTCTGTACTTTCCATCTTATGCAATTTAAAATTTTTTTCTCTAGCAAAAATTTCAACAAAAAGTCTCACGAAGCCAGTGCTTTAGCAAATATTCATATAACTTATATATAAGGGTGAAAATTATGTGTTTTGGAGCGCGCAAAAAAAATCTGAAAAAATTTATCACCCCCCCCTCATGATCATCAACTAAAGTCATATGACACTGAGGTTCGTCATTCCAAGAAATAGCTTTAAGAAAATCATCGACGTGGCAAAAAATGGAGATGATTGCAATTTGCATCGTTTCCCTCGAGGTTGTTTTTTTTTGGAAAAAAAATTTAAACCAAGAGGGATTTTTTTTGCAAAAATTTAATGATTAACAGCTTAAAGAACTTTAGAAGTATGCTTATCTAGGTA
Proteins encoded in this window:
- the traE gene encoding type IV conjugative transfer system protein TraE produces the protein MHVHFFTDKIKRLITIRNVLLLALLAMTCAFIRLSSLIGKKEERVVIIPPAGKPYWIEKSQVSEEYLQEIGLYLTTFLVDRTPLDVDFKNNMLLEHVHAEGYHCLKKVLREEADNIKKNDHAFHFIKQRAFIDPEKLTYTVTGLQRVYIPRNKKAAFLKEEEVSYILSFKVEDGRLFLKHIQKENHDEESY
- a CDS encoding TraC family protein, coding for MTFLKKIKDTLSFMSSFDSEELECVAKSDPEGSKAFLSHSYLQDLLPYRLYDPKTGIFENEDSFGFAFIIPPLAGVSETKEEELEQLITSLYYEGGACQFLLFADPFIGPLLDHWGDLLPGSPKIVYRTIERRKNFFRSEVINDNPVLKVPPRNFSVLVSYSVPKNSETISERFQRKLLSHKRNTFNILTRITQNERLVQEMTPPLLIHYVSNLVGMDLNIHCDAQKYSDKMLINQQIQTGGGVEVSPTGCVFRSQANMLFKMFQVTDLPSNWSIFDNPQLIGDPVDDSYRLQTPFFVHYGISYASQSKIKSSLMSKELLIKNQLRSMSFLNKNPKMLEESAEYNYALRKYEEGEKFVTTRLNVGIWGAQERFQDSYSALVALYRKNGLKLKETTFLHFDDFLRSLPMSWGSYVVNHALKKSRCTRTSMTGHSANLCPIFADFCGFSSRGTPLISRKGQLTFFDPFSNSTKSHTSVIGPTGAGKSCFLNEMIFNFRANKRRVFVIDKGGSFRNLCSLLGGQYISFEPGDSFDLNPFSFLDQKGLSNDKSAKDNGNPFADMMETLKAIIRTMYEPDGNINPKEKTTLDRAVEIAWKTRGTAARIDDVVEAIEKEVNYTTDINNAKREDLIERLKLFCSDGCYGKWLYGQKKIKFQSDLVIIETNNLDALGDLKPVILQTYFLMISREIYTGDRTQMKGFVIDECHNLIKSPQWAYAIQLGTREYRKFNAAMILATQGLKDFSTKEAREAFTNSEWVITMGSGTEALSTIKKDNLLPLDAYEEEILSSLRKEKRFSEVAIRSESSQHTTVYRFRMDPFSLQLFSTNPTDYERFRVMREKGFDIEHVIDWMIPLKDKFRCLDEAKIHPKDQIEQLLSETSLAMLQKLKGGTGV
- a CDS encoding TraB/VirB10 family protein; this encodes MVETKEESSGAKKLKKLMDSKKSPEAKRLKKQWLLIGIVVIAMVFIVSQVSVIFGKRSTPSFKKEITESDVVSTGLEPDLSRIGDLELTQEELEKKVESLTLWQEENRLKTQEVLQTQRQTAEELKELKSLLLRKMELQDAKIATLTLPSKQLSSSNSTEVSMESIELEQVTDRKHVAEVIPAGTIVRCVVVSGASVSTGIGTPMGSRKILLKPTSNGWLPAGVRVALKDSLIMCSATANLAEERVYVRGDRMNLTYPDGYTITTEIAAYVSGEDGQEGVRCALIDKNWSSTFWAGLASGVGEIGKAMQSGNPLLDLPKLGKTDTSFIINLDTLKQGGIQGGSTALDKMTEHLLKEKEKNAPFLILDSMRHVDLIFLHDCEIGENNIKEKMRIKRALENERRKKVNATNQS
- a CDS encoding type-F conjugative transfer system secretin TraK; translated protein: MKRVISYFCAALSASPLLALTEVEFDPKTTPEVALSISSPNRITFEGGEITNVRFDQNRFQAAIDEKTGEVFISPLAEIVIPSSITLRTSSGKSQTLNVTAQEGPGEVVYLCEKSHQTKTSTNQVLPLSTDFHSKTIELLNDILSYKEPKGYGPKELKNEQFPLTPPLESTPIYLYEGPFDTLLVLSVENRSNNRVLLDLATLKSPQERWVFCQKNCLKEREKMLMVICRDKETRGQKHGGN
- a CDS encoding thioredoxin domain-containing protein codes for the protein MLPISHRTVFYLSILVIGAISSKLLGFEKLDAKYTTSFGDPSALVQITEYFSFGCEKCLRLINQDFPQIKKELVDTGKVYWVFHPDPADLLTLQLMICLEKLTPEEKKEFFSLAAQMASKSPKRAVKWMGKTLRDRGCGGEEDLSLSWIEKASATQAAMRYLKQEDAPIMLPTIEVNGQLKEEFPTVSFIKSLINPQVSPCNSKS
- a CDS encoding type IV conjugative transfer system protein TraL, whose translation is MEKKEIPVFRFLDSPSSFAGRPLLDVSCFVLPFFSGIVCRHLILGTLIGIVLYRIKRKIAREFPKHFFYGLLYWVLPPFFCKLVPSHKRFFLR